The following coding sequences lie in one Aspergillus luchuensis IFO 4308 DNA, chromosome 8, nearly complete sequence genomic window:
- the CUL3 gene encoding cullin family protein (COG:O;~EggNog:ENOG410PFEU;~InterPro:IPR036317,IPR036388,IPR001373,IPR036390, IPR019559,IPR016159,IPR016158,IPR016157;~PFAM:PF10557,PF00888;~go_component: GO:0031461 - cullin-RING ubiquitin ligase complex [Evidence IEA];~go_function: GO:0031625 - ubiquitin protein ligase binding [Evidence IEA];~go_process: GO:0006511 - ubiquitin-dependent protein catabolic process [Evidence IEA]), with protein MSLRARNKIRAPRRGMTGSKTNDFETSWAELSTSLKKIHTKDASALSFEEIYRKSYNIVLGMRGTELYERIQQLEREWLDTEVHKLVTGAISPSLLLAKQLVDAQDQANERRDAGERFLAVLKEAWEDHQLCMKMITDVLMYMDRVMSTDHRKPSIYVASMALFRDHVLRAPIRPDTTTSVYDVLESTVLFMLQLERSGHIIDRPLIRHCVYMLEGLYETITEEESSKLYLTVFEPAFLEASKKFYQAEGRRLLETGDAATFCKVATERLSEETERCIDTLSSLSKTKIKDVLDNELIKNNIAEVVNLEGTGVRTMLDNDRIDNLRSVYVLSARVDSKKTPLTTAVQRRIVEMGKEINASAIASQVSTSAAGKKPEPGEKKPAEKPVNQQTVAAIKWVDDILRLKQKFDNIWENAFESDQVLQSAITSSFSEFINFSQGGDSRSSEYLSLFFDENLKKGIKGKTDAEIDILLDNGITLLRYIKDKDMFEAYYKKHLSRRLLMKRSVSMDAERQMISKMKMEVGNQFTQRLESMFKDMTISEDLTSSYKEHMRQSSDPDQKRIELDINVLTSTMWPMEIMSNARNDEVQLPPILPKEVDSVKQSFEQFYLGKHNGRKLSWQASMGTADIRATFQRANGKVQRHELNVSTYAMIILLLFNDVPTGESLTYTEIQERTRIPDHDLIRNLQSLAVAPKTRVLKKDPMSKDVKPTDKFVFNNEFQSPFMKVRIGVVSGSANKVENQDQRKETEKKMSEERGASIEAAIVRIMKQRKTLIHSQLMTEVLSQLSARFVPDVNMIKKRIESLIDREYLERVEEDPPTYGYVA; from the exons ATGTCTCTACGCGCAAGGAATAAAATCCGCGCTCCGCGCAGG GGCATGACAGGGAGCAAAACTAACGACTTTGAAACAAGCTGGGCCGAACTGTCCACCTCGCTAAAGAAAATTCACACTAAAGATGCCTCGGCTTTGTCTTTTGAGGAAATCTATCGCAAGTCCTACAACATCGTCCTGGGAATGCGTGGAACGGAATTGTACGAACGGATTCAGCAACTGGAACGTGAATGGTTAGATACCGAAGTCCACAAGTTGGTGACCGGGGCCATCTCTCCGAGTCTGCTGCTGGCGAAGCAACTGGTGGATGCGCAGGACCAGGCCAATGAGAGGCGAGATGCAGGAGAGAGATTTCTGGCAGTGCTCAAGGAAGCTTGGGAGGATCATCAGCTATGTATGAAGATGATCACAGATGTTCTTATGTATATG GACCGTGTTATGTCGACGGACCATCGAAAGCCATCCATTTATGTGGCATCAATGGCGTTGTTTCGAGACCATGTGCTTCGCGCCCCCATTCGACCGGACACCACGACGAGCGTATACGACGTATTGGAGTCGACTGTGCTGTTCATGCTACAACTGGAACGGTCTGGGCATATAATCGACAGGCCCCTGATCAGACACTGCGTGTATATGCTGGAGGGGCTTTACGAGACTATTACAGAGGAGGAATCATCAAAGCTGTACCTCACGGTCTTTGAGCCGGCATTCTTGGAAGCCAGCAAGAAATTCTACCAGGCTGAGGGGCGGCGATTGCTGGAGACCGGTGATGCTGCAACCTTTTGCAAGGTCGCCACAGAGCGTCTCTCGGAAGAGACTGAGAGGTGTATTGACACGCTGTCATCACTCTCAAAAACAAAGATTAAGGATGTCCTCGATAATGAACTGATAAAGAACAACATCGCCGAGGTGGTCAATCTCGAGGGTACAGGTGTTAGAACCATGCTGGACAATGATCGCATCGATAATCTACGAAGCGTTTACGTGCTCAGCGCAAGAGTAGACAGCAAGAAGACCCCTTTGACTACTGCCGTGCAGAGGCGGATCGTCGAGATGGGCAAGGAAATCAATGCCTCTGCAATTGCATCGCAAGTCTCGACCAGTGCTGCAGGCAAGAAGCCCGAACCTGGTGAAAAGAAGCCAGCAGAGAAACCGGTGAACCAACAAACAGTGGCTGCCATTAAATGGGTGGACGATATCCTGCGTCTGAAGCAGAAGTTCGACAATATCTGGGAGAATGCATTCGAGTCTGATCAGGTCCTGCAGAGCGCGATaaccagcagcttctcggaGTTCATCAACTTTTCTCAAGGTGGAGACTCGCGCAGTTCTGAATACCTCTCCTTGTTCTTCGACGAGAATCTGAAGAAGGGCATCAAGGGCAAGACAGATGCCGAGATTGATATTTTGCTGGACAACGGAATCACTCTGCTGCGTTACATCAAAGACAAGGACATGTTTGAGGCATACTACAAGAAACATCTCTCTCGTCGTCTGTTGATGAAGCGCTCCGTGAGCATGGATGCTGAGCGACAGATGATCTCGAAAATGAAGATGGAAGTGGGCAACCAGTTCACACAGCGCCTGGAGTCTATGTTCAAGGACATGACCATCTCTGAGGATCTGACGTCGAGCTACAAGGAACACATGCGACAGTCCAGCGACCCCGACCAAAAGCGAATTGAATTGGACATCAACGTGCTCACCAGTACGATGTGGCCCATGGAGATCATGTCCAACGCCAGAAATGACGAGGTTCAACTACCCCCTATCCTTCCCAAGGAGGTCGACAGCGTCAAGCAAAGCTTCGAACAGTTCTATCTTGGCAAGCACAACGGCCGCAAGCTGTCGTGGCAAGCCAGCATGGGCACGGCCGATATCCGCGCCACCTTCCAACGGGCCAATGGCAAGGTCCAGCGTCACGAACTCAATGTCTCTACCTACGCTATGATCATTCTACTGCTTTTCAACGATGTGCCCACGGGCGAGTCTCTCACCTACACCGAGATCCAAGAACGCACTCGTATCCCTGACCACGATCTTATCCGAAACTTGCAATCATTGGCCGTCGCACCCAAGACTCGTGTCCTGAAGAAAGATCCCATGAGCAAGGACGTCAAGCCCACAGACAAGTTCGTCTTCAACAACGAGTTCCAAAGCCCCTTCATGAAGGTCCGCATTGGCGTTGTCAGCGGCAGTGCCAACAAAGTCGAGAACCAAGACCAGCGcaaggagacggagaagaagatgagtgaGGAGCGCGGAGCCAGCATCGAGGCTGCCATTGTCAGAATCATGAA ACAACGAAAAACACTAATCCACTCGCAACTCATGACCGAGGTGCTCTCTCAGCTATCTGCACGATTCGTCCCCGACGTCAACATGATCAAAAAGCGCATTGAGAGCTTGATTGATCGCGAGTATCTCGAGCGAGTGGAAGAGGATCCTCCTACTTACGGTTACGTGGCGTAG
- the sld5 gene encoding putative GINS DNA replication complex subunit Sld5 (BUSCO:EOG09264VZ7;~COG:L;~EggNog:ENOG410PMSF;~InterPro:IPR031633,IPR038749,IPR021151,IPR036224, IPR008591;~PFAM:PF05916,PF16922;~go_process: GO:0006261 - DNA-dependent DNA replication [Evidence IEA]) — protein sequence MYLRSGPNEIAACRTSAPLPTTQSIPSIALLLRRKSSPHHPSSPPPKPKPQNIDQLTMDIDDILASVDRTADTSTPESTALDHQLLTRFWVAERAVPELLPWPTSLMERMMERVRRQIESIEDLAASSTDPITHHSAATTNLTLSILQSDLSRTQYLIRSLLRQRLSKLTAHSMHYLLLISRQQPQSQSQTDSSTPEDSIPEPPPFTDDTDDISSPLSKEEVSFLHAHQTLLAGHYGASFLNSFPPQLRRLDDNAGGTSMVQGPDGKEVVFVRCLVEEVRVVVPPGDGVEVEVEGTVLRMGEVWAVRWEGVRGAWGRGEVEVL from the exons atgTATCTCCGCAGCGGACCCAATGAAATCGCGGCCTGTCGCACCTCCGCTCCGCTACCCACAACCCAATCCATTCCGTCCATCGCGCTGCTCCTCCGCCGCAAATCTTCCCCtcaccatccatcatcaccaccaccaaaaccaaaaccaCAAAACATTGATCAATTGACAATGGACATCGACGACATTCTCGCCTCCGTCGACCGCACGGCAGACACATCCACCCCGGAATCCACCGCCCTCGACCACCAATTACTCACGCGCTTCTGGGTCGCCGAGCGCGCCGTCCCCGAGCTCCTCCCATGGCCGACATCCTTAATGGAGCGCATGATGGAGCGCGTCAGACGACAG ATTGAATCCATCGAAGAcctcgccgcctcctccaccgaccCCATAACACACCACTctgcagcaacaaccaacctcaccctctccatcctccaatCCGACCTCTCCCGAACCCAATACCTAATCcgctctctcctccgccaacgaCTATCAAAGCTCACCGCGCATAGCATGCACTACCTACTTCTTATCTCCCGCCAACAACCTCAATCGCAATCGCAGACGGATTCTTCTACACCCGAGGACTCTATCCCCGAGCCACCACCGTTCACAGACGATACAGATGATATATCTTCTCCGCTGTCGAAGGAGGAAGTATCCTTTCTGCATGCGCATCAGACACTACTGGCGGGGCATTATGGAGCGTCGTTCTTGAATTCGTTCCCCCCGCAGTTGAGGAGATTGGATGATAATGCGGGTGGCACTAGTATGGTTCAGGGACCGGATGGGAAGGAGGTTGTTTTTGTGAGGtgtctggtggaggaggttagGGTTGTGGTGCCtcctggggatggggttgaggTGGAGGTCGAGGGGACGGTGTtgaggatgggggaggtTTGGGCCGTTAGGTGGGAGGGGGTTAGGGGGgcttgggggaggggggaggttgaggtttTGTAG
- the nimT gene encoding putative tyrosine protein phosphatase MIH1 (BUSCO:EOG09262FE3;~COG:D;~EggNog:ENOG410PI8H;~InterPro:IPR001763,IPR000751,IPR036873;~PFAM:PF00581;~go_function: GO:0004725 - protein tyrosine phosphatase activity [Evidence IEA];~go_process: GO:0006470 - protein dephosphorylation [Evidence IEA];~go_process: GO:1902751 - positive regulation of cell cycle G2/M phase transition [Evidence IEA]) — MEHSSPLAAMQPPSVMFGHCFRADAPTSYTSFSPMRGLGHKNFNFKDLSMKKGHGDYFNVKPVRGSSPTASLAADLSQNFHIDQSPQLTTPRRSLFTASLLGNSNRCESMTTPPLPASSPAPAMDIMEMSPLPHKPAFGLLNEAELDSPSLDSTMDTPMMSAAASPLEESPLVQQKDSLQERRRPTFLRPSLARSKAQTFQLGMTKPAPESQAPPFKFQSKGGKTSLSASASLEDMFNESPQRERPSLSRHSSGILINPRLRPQLGSSGSHVRGNGSPTAASIRKNSHPMTRPRKQCRRSLSMFEHPEDIVVDKEANYTTNAPLPSIPDIEGTPSLQLPHTFSEDQADTLPRIDKSILVELLDGKYNDRFDNIMVVDCRFEYEYEGGHITGAVNYNDKDFLAAELFASPKPRTALVFHCEYSAHRAPIMAKYIRHKDRAYNVDQYPHLSYPDMYILEGGYSAFFAEHRTLCYPQNYVEMSAKEHEFACERGLGKVKQRSKLNRAQTFAFGQHSPQMEDSPTGRCRNNAGDRNRFLGSPFAESPASGRFSGRRMLSY, encoded by the exons ATGGAACATTCGTCCCCGTTGGCTGCCATGCAGCCCCCCTCGGTGATGTTTGGGCATTGCTTTCGTGCAGATGCACCGACATCCTATACTTCTTTCAGTCCAATGCGTGGACTGGGCCACAAGAATTTCAACTTCAAAGACCTCTCCATGAAGAAAGGCCATGGGGACTATTTTAATGTGAAACCCGTTCGAGGCTCGTCTCCCACGGCTAGCCTCGCCGCGGATCTGTCTCAAAATTTTCACATTGATCAAAG TCCGCAGCTGACTACGCCCCGGCGGTCTTTGTTCACTGCGAGTCTGCTCGGGAATAGTAACCGGTGTG AGTCTATGACCACACCTCCACTGCCCGCGTCCTCGCCTGCTCCCGCCATGGATATCATGGAAATGTCCCCGTTACCGCATAAGCCGGCGTTCGGCCTTCTGAACGAAGCCGAACTTGACTCGCCTAGCCTGGATTCTACAATGGATACTCCGATGATGTCTGCCGCCGCTAGCCCACTCGAGGAATCGCCCCTCGTCCAGCAAAAGGATAGCCTGCAAGA GAGAAGACGTCCGACATTCTTGCGGCCAAGTTTAGCCAGGAGCAAAGCCCAGACCTTTCAGCTGGGCATGACCAAACCCGCCCCGGAGAGCCAGGCACCACCATTCAAGTTCCAGAGCAAAGGAGGGAAAACATCGCTGAGCGCATCTGCATCACTGGAGGACATGTTCAACGAGTCACCACAGCGGGAACGGCCATCATTGAGTCGCCACTCCAGCGGAATCCTGATCAATCCCCGTCTGAGACCCCAACTTGGAAGCAGTGGGAGCCATGTCCGCGGCAATGGCTCGCCCACGGCGGCTTCGATCCGCAAAAATTCCCACCCGATGACGCGCCCTCGGAAACAGTGCCGCCGCTCGTTGAGCATGTTTGAGCACCCGGAGGATATTGTTGTCGATAAAGAGGCTAACTATACTACAAATGCACCACTTCCGTCGATCCCCGACATTGAAGGAACCCCGAGCCTGCAGCTCCCTCACACCTTTTCTGAGGACCAGGCCGATACACTGCCTCGCATCGACAAGAGTATCCTCGTGGAGCTCCTGGATGGCAAGTACAATGATCGTTTCGATAACATCATGGTCGTCGACTGCCGCTTCGAGTATGAGTACGAGGGCGGGCACATCACCGGAGCCGTGAACTACAACGACAAGGACTTTCTGGCCGCCGAACTCTTCGCAAGCCCAAAGCCGCGGACGGCCTTGGTCTTTCATTGCGAATATTCCGCCCATCGGGCCCCGATCATGGCGAAGTATATCCGGCACAAGGATCGTGCCTATAACGTGGACCAATATCCGCACCTCAGCTATCCTGACATGTACATTTTGGAGGGTGGCTACAGCGCATTCTTTGCGGAACATCGGACATTGTGCTATCCACAAAATTATGTCGAGATGAGCGCCAAGGAACACGAGTTTGCCTGCGAGCGTGGCCTCGGGAAGGTCAAGCAGAGGTCCAAGCTCAACCGAGCGCAGACGTTTGCCTTTGGTCAGCACTCTCCTCAGATGGAAGACAGTCCGACGGGGAGGTGTCGCAACAACGCTGGTGACCGCAACCGGTTTCTCGGCTCCCCATTCGCCGAGAGTCCGGCATCTGGACGCTTCTCCGGCCGACGTATGCTTTCCTACTGA
- a CDS encoding ankyrin repeat domain-containing protein (COG:M;~EggNog:ENOG410PKKZ;~InterPro:IPR002110,IPR036770,IPR020683;~PFAM:PF13857,PF12796,PF00023,PF13637,PF13606;~go_function: GO:0005515 - protein binding [Evidence IEA]), which yields MSSTTSLDFIPAELIVCIGDFLEPPSLAAFARTARRYLQLLTPQLLSQWLLRGCYKCHWFAWKHIKHWKSPYIIEYFEKSLSDICRAYCCQTLLHRFALGGNLCLVKLMLSRGANVNARDKLENTPLHWAANEGHLHVVQALIEAGADANVEDENGHTPLETAIEGKKSAVVRYLLDSVQYAQEAIMRVLGDEMMEDCTNTDIPTMIFHALKDSGYDFSSADASSEGFLLSATSSEDITLVQLLLADGSDPFQTNGSGETALFIACSQGNIELARLLISAMQAAGGDPFIANGDGMTPLLQVMEHYQVNLDLLKLLLDSGACVDASNESRIRKIALKGSKSVFELLLDRAPSLWTSDALESCLLTYLFDLAVSHDTDTDYNFKATARILKLAKSGRVKVDVSSSKNSLFKHTPLYFACQITYDQTRASGIIRSLLEAGADVDIPNGIGRTPIHNILKTSRDYQDRELILTMFKSSKNTNQLNEVGESYLHLAVKDNHPRAVQLLLSKMSKNAMFAGNNAGDNALHYAMETGNTSIIQQLLAAGFDVNAKNRWGETALHRVSRSRYTHSIVSCIMLLAEAGADMNILDNFGIPPIHLSTEQGSHEVIEAFLDKGASGHEGCKICNDRIEAVRELNEESEY from the coding sequence ATGAGTTCAACTACGAGTCTTGACTTCATTCCTGCGGAGCTTATCGTCTGCATAGGCGATTTCCTGGAACCACCATCACTGGCCGCCTTTGCCCGTACTGCAAGGCGATATTTACAACTTTTGACGCCCCAGCTTCTATCTCAATGGCTCCTGCGCGGATGTTACAAGTGCCATTGGTTCGCTTGGAAGCACATTAAGCATTGGAAATCCCCTTATATCATTGAATACTTCGAAAAGTCCCTGTCTGATATATGTCGGGCTTACTGTTGTCAAACATTGCTGCACCGATTTGCACTTGGAGGTAACTTGTGCCTTGTGAAGCTCATGTTATCTAGGGGCGCAAACGTCAACGCGCGAGATAAGCTTGAAAATACACCCTTGCATTGGGCTGCCAATGAAGGACATCTGCATGTTGTTCAGGCTTTGATTGAAGCCGGAGCAGATGCCAATGTCGAGGACGAGAACGGCCATACGCCACTGGAGACAGCCATAGAAGGCAAGAAGTCGGCCGTGGTCCGATACCTGCTCGACTCTGTCCAATACGCCCAGGAAGCCATTATGAGAGTGCTCGGTGAcgagatgatggaggattGCACAAACACAGATATCCCCACAATGATCTTTCATGCTCTCAAGGATTCTGGCTATGATTTCAGCTCGGCTGACGCTAGCTCTGAGGGATTTCTCCTTTCAGCCACCTCATCAGAAGATATCACACTTGTGCAGCTTTTGCTCGCTGACGGCTCTGACCCTTTTCAAACAAATGGGTCGGGGGAAACAGCCTTGTTCATTGCCTGCTCTCAGGGTAACATAGAACTGGCAAGGCTGCTAATAAGCGCAATGCAAGCTGCTGGCGGTGACCCCTTCATAGCAAATGGAGATGGTATGACGCCACTTCTCCAAGTCATGGAACATTATCAAGTGAACCTGGATCTCCTCAAACTACTTCTAGACTCCGGAGCATGTGTAGATGCTTCGAATGAGTCTAGGATCCGAAAAATCGCGCTGAAGGGCTCTAAGAGTGTTTTTGAGCTACTTCTTGACCGTGCACCTTCCTTATGGACATCGGACGCATTAGAATCATGTCTCCTGACGTATTTATTCGATTTGGCAGTATCACATGACACAGATACTGATTATAATTTCAAAGCTACAGCCAGGATTCTAAAGCTGGCCAAATCTGGAAGGGTGAAAGTCGATGTATCCAGCTCAAAGAACTCACTATTCAAGCATACACCGCTCTACTTCGCATGTCAGATTACGTACGATCAGACTCGGGCTTCTGGCATAATTCGCTCTTTGCTCGAGGCAGGGGCAGATGTTGACATACCGAACGGCATTGGCCGAACACCTATTCACAATATCCTGAAAACATCCAGGGACTATCAGGATCGTGAGCTTATATTGACGATGTTCAAATCCAGCAAAAACACCAACCAGCTCAACGAGGTTGGCGAGAGCTATCTACATCTTGCAGTCAAGGATAACCACCCACGTGCTGTACAGCTGCTGTTGAGCAAAATGAGCAAGAATGCCATGTTTGCCGGTAATAATGCCGGCGATAATGCGCTGCACTATGCTATGGAAACTGGAAATACCTCTATAATTCAGCAGCTTCTAGCCGCCGGTTTCGATGTTAATGCCAAGAACCGGTGGGGAGAGACGGCTTTACACCGTGTGTCACGCTCTAGATATACGCATTCTATTGTGTCATGTATTATGTTGCTGGCTGAGGCTGGGGCAGACATGAATATACTAGACAATTTTGGAATACCACCTATTCATCTTTCGACGGAGCAGGGGAGTCACGAAGTGATTGAGGCTTTTCTGGACAAAGGCGCTTCTGGGCATGAAGGTTGCAAGATTTGTAACGACCGCATAGAAGCAGTCAGGGAGTTGAATGAGGAAAGTGAATATTGA
- the POL5 gene encoding DNA-directed DNA polymerase POL5 (BUSCO:EOG09260M44;~COG:L;~EggNog:ENOG410PFQC;~InterPro:IPR016024,IPR007015;~PFAM:PF04931;~go_component: GO:0005730 - nucleolus [Evidence IEA];~go_function: GO:0003677 - DNA binding [Evidence IEA];~go_function: GO:0008134 - transcription factor binding [Evidence IEA];~go_process: GO:0006355 - regulation of transcription, DNA-templated [Evidence IEA]) — MAQNNAASKKRRREPVNVDTKLVEIYEDLANEKDEIRLKAAQALVSQFTSDKNPADEQIKKTLQRLFRGLCSSRKAARIGFSIALTEVLSQVFGAPRESSELNISTVMNIWESQSNASGGESGQEQRDHYFGRLFGAEAIIKSSILFKPNAPFNEWTKLLDLVFELAKKKPWIREECGWIIYRCIYELAAQKADAKFLESALERLCSNDLARTPEGVAIWLAAKDLFPEVKFPSKVWKHDDPLDAKERNQLAKVMKESSSADSESEGGNKAKSTGVWNSKLHFAWDTVISRLADAPTKESKSKGSSSRISFADFWTEVVDNGLFASSSSEERKYWGFLLFNKVINESPLSLASLVFTKNLVRCLMNQLAVEDRYLHRMAVKVAKAVQTRVSKEPEFAAASVHGLMSSTGSVNFDQATKTKTVEKIVAEANLAALKQIVPLFESLIASPGTTDSKAAASSRQFLAGLLLSIVRARASASDDEDGMQKILEKILFAFVRFAYFKPAEEGRDQSVTPPVTEQTQELFRSRINSCINSLIATQKYAGVPYVVVRHIRDAVKSGEHGKFIINMDDTIQDAVKNAFKSLKKLANMEKGDKASIDAFKLLYSLTILQVYNGDADAASMLEELDFCYTKIFGDKKSKKEETSDASDALVEILLSFASKQSQLFRRMSEQVFGAFADSITENGLESLTSILEAKESLAGQQEMFDQQDDEGDEDMMDVDGEDDSDVEVIDGEAGSDSDNDESDDEDEDDNESSGNDLEEAIFEAKLAEALGTHRADKDLNEDDSEGSDADMNDDEMEEIDTQLVKVFKARRDALGQKKDKKDAKENMINFKNRVLDLLEIYVKKCHSKILALDLLLPLLRLTRRSTVKQISNKAANVLREYTKHCKGAALPKLDDEIEPVWELLKSIHTEATHSGPPAHASACSQASLLVVKTLVAHDRETIAGVVDVYGETRKAQLISKKCHVQPSFFTDWNNWCVSSSKQMKN; from the exons ATGGCGCAAAACAATGCCGCGTCCAAAAAGCGGCGCCGTGAGCCGGTCAACGTCGACACCAAATTGGTCGAGATCTATGAAGACCTCGCTAATGAGAAGGACGAGATCAGATTGAAGGCTGCCCAAGCCCTGGTATCTCAGTTCACTTCGGACAAGAACCCCGCCGATGAGCAGATCAAAAAAACCTTGCAGAGACTCTTCCGTGGTCTATGCAGTAGTCGCAAAGCCGCCAGAATTGGCTTCTCTATTGCATTGACTGAGGTTCTGTCTCAGGTCTTTGGAGCTCCCCGCGAGTCGTCTGAACTGAATATCTCGACTGTCATGAACATCTGGGAGTCGCAGTCTAATGCTTCTGGTGGTGAGTCTGGTCAG GAACAAAGAGACCACTATTTCGGTCGTCTGTTTGGTGCTGAGGCTATCATCAAGTCCTCCATTCTGTTCAAGCCCAACGCTCCATTCAACGAGTGGACTAAGCTCCTGGACCTGGTGTTTGAactggccaagaagaagccctgGATCCGGGAGGAGTGCGGCTGGATCATCTATCGCTGCATCTACGAACTTGCGGCCCAGAAGGCTGATGCTAAGTTCCTGGAATCCGCACTTGAGCGTCTGTGCTCGAACGATCTTGCACGCACCCCAGAGGGAGTGGCCATCTGGCTCGCTGCCAAGGACCTGTTCCCGGAAGTAAAGTTCCCCAGTAAGGTCTGGAAGCACGATGATCCTCTGGACGCAAAGGAGAGGAACCAGCTGGCCAAGGTCATGAAGGAgtcttcctctgctgatTCCGAAAGTGAAGGCGGAAACAAGGCAAAGTCGACTGGAGTCTGGAACTCAAAGCTTCACTTTGCCTGGGACACTGTCATCAGCAGACTTGCCGATGCTCCGACAAAGGAGAGCAAGTCGAAGGGTTCTTCATCCCGTATCAGCTTCGCTGACTTCTGGACGGAAGTTGTCGACA ACGGCCTCTtcgcctcttcatcctcagaGGAACGTAAATACTGGGGCTTCCTTCTGTTCAACAAGGTCATCAACGAATCTCCCCTGAGCTTGGCTTCCCTCGTGTTTACCAAGAACCTCGTCAGGTGTCTGATGAACCAGCTTGCTGTCGAAGACAGATACCTACACCGCATGGCCGTGAAGGTCGCAAAGGCCGTCCAGACACGTGTGTCCAAGGAGCCCGAGTTTGCCGCCGCTTCTGTGCATGGTCTCATGAGCTCAACCGGGTCTGTGAACTTCGACCAGGCAACCAAAACGAAGACCGTGGAGAAGATTGTCGCTGAAGCCAACTTGGCCGCTCTGAAGCAGATCGTTCCGCTCTTCGAGTCCCTCATTGCATCCCCGGGAACGACTGACAGCAAGGCTGCTGCGTCGAGCCGCCAGTTCTTGGCCGGTCTCCTCCTGTCCATTGTCCGTGCGCGGGCTTCGGccagcgacgacgaggatggcaTGCAGAAGATCCTTGAGAAGATCCTCTTTGCTTTCGTTCGGTTCGCCTACTTCAAGCCCGCGGAAGAAGGCCGGGACCAGTCCGTCACTCCCCCTGTGACGGAGCAGACACAGGAGCTCTTCCGGAGCCGTATCAACTCCTGTATCAACAGTCTCATCGCTACGCAAAAGTACGCGGGCGTTCCGTACGTCGTTGTTCGCCACATCCGTGACGCTGTCAAGTCTGGGGAGCACGGAAagttcatcatcaacatggaCGATACGATTCAGGACGCCGTGAAGAACGCCTTCAAGTCACTGAAGAAGCTCGCCAATATG GAGAAGGGTGACAAGGCCAGCATCGATGCCTTCAAGCTGCTGTACTCCTTGACTATTCTGCAAGTGTACAACGGTGACGCCGATGCCGCCTCCATGCTGGAGGAACTCGACTTCTGCTACACCAAGATTTTCGGCGacaagaagtccaagaaggaggagaccTCTGACGCCTCGGACGCCCTGGTGGAAATCCTGCTGAGTTTCGCATCCAAGCAGTCCCAGCTTTTCCGCCGCATGAGTGAGCAAGTCTTTGGTGCTTTCGCCGACAGCATTACAGAGAACGGCCTGGAGTCGTTGACCTCG ATCCTGGAAGCGAAAGAGAGTCTTGCCGGACAGCAAGAAATGTTCGACCAGCAAGACGACGAAGGCGACGAGGACATGATGGATGTCGACGGAGAAGACGACAGCGACGTCGAAGTCATCGACGGCGAGGCCggctccgactccgacaaCGACGAAagtgacgacgaagacgaagacgacaaCGAATCCAGCGGCAACGACCTCGAAGAAGCGATCTTCGAAGCCAAGCTCGCCGAGGCGCTGGGCACCCACCGCGCCGACAAAGACCTCAACGAAGACGACTCCGAAGGCTCCGACGCCGATATGAACGACGACGAGATGGAAGAAATCGACACGCAACTCGTGAAAGTCTTCAAAGCGCGACGCGACGCCCTCGGTCAAAAGAAGGACAAAAAGGACGCCAAAGAGAACATGATCAACTTCAAGAACCGCGTTCTCGACCTGCTCGAAATTTACGTCAAGAAATGCCACTCCAAGATCCTGGCACTTGATCTCCTTCTGCCGTTGTTGCGCCTTACCCGTCGCTCCACTGTCAAGCAGATCTCGAATAAGGCTGCTAATGTGCTCCGCGAGTACACTAAGCACTGCAAGGGCGCGGCGCTGCCGaagctggatgatgagatcgAGCCGGTCTGGGAGCTGTTGAAGTCGATTCATACCGAGGCGACGCATAGTGGGCCGCCGGCGCATGCGTCGGCGTGCAGTCAGGCTAgtttgttggtggtgaagacgCTGGTGGCGCATGATAGGGAGACGattgctggggtggtggatgtttaTGGTGAGACGAGAAAGGCGCAGCTCATCAGTAAGAAGTGTCATGTGCAGCCGTCGTTCTTTACCGATTGGAACAATTGGTGTGTGTCGAGTAgcaagcagatgaagaattAG